From a single Hypanus sabinus isolate sHypSab1 chromosome 7, sHypSab1.hap1, whole genome shotgun sequence genomic region:
- the LOC132396887 gene encoding lysophosphatidic acid receptor 6-like: MADTSVGSDPAATERFGVEGTPSSPWAFLDLNATDSQNLSVTANTTQGCAESADFQYIMFPVVYSVVFVLGTASNSAALWFFLRAKEKFSPSDLFMVNLAVIDLIFALTLPFKVVYHALGNDWIFGEWGCKITGSLFFANMYGSTLFLTCICVDRYIAVVHPLRSLQLRQPRYRLLVCALIWLLLAACLLYLTLKGPLTSKFPNGRTACLENFSSSSWNGRISSISFVAAVLGFLLPLLVIAVCYPLIACRLLEPAAGRSVHTVKKKALRTVLLVLAVFLICFVPYHVIQVLHTLRRRGLWSSCQFIRFTYSARRVSMALTSINSCLDPVIYSLNRHSSACVPPCCRRRWKLSISRRSTDTTQNWIRNWSH, encoded by the coding sequence ATGGCTGACACGAGTGTGGGGTCTGACCCCGCGGCTACAGAGAGGTTCGGGGTCGAGGGAACGCCGTCCTCTCCATGGGCATTCTTGGACCTTAACGCCACGGACAGTCAGAACCTCTCGGTCACCGCCAACACCACGCAAGGCTGCGCAGAGAGCGCCGACTTCCAGTACATCATGTTCCCCGTGGTTTACAGCGTGGTCTTCGTGCTGGGCACCGCCTCCAACTCTGCCGCCCTCTGGTTCTTCCTGCGGGCCAAAGAGAAATTTTCGCCCTCAGACCTCTTCATGGTGAACCTGGCCGTCATCGATTTGATCTTCGCGCTGACCCTACCCTTCAAGGTGGTCTACCACGCCCTGGGCAATGACTGGATCTTCGGTGAATGGGGCTGCAAGATCACGGGCTCGCTTTTCTTCGCCAACATGTATGGCAGCACCCTCTTCCTCACCTGCATCTGCGTGGACCGCTACATCGCTGTGGTTCACCCGCTGCGCTCCTTGCAGCTCCGCCAGCCCCGCTACCGGCTGCTCGTCTGCGCTCTCATCTGGCTGCTGCTCGCCGCCTGTCTCCTCTACCTCACCCTCAAGGGGCCGCTCACCAGCAAGTTCCCGAACGGCCGGACGGCCTGCCTGGAGAACTTCTCCTCCAGCTCCTGGAACGGCCGCATCTCCAGCATCAGCTTCGTGGCGGCCGTCCTCGGCTTCCTCCTGCCCCTGCTGGTGATCGCCGTGTGCTATCCGCTGATCGCCTGCCGGCTGCTAGAGCCGGCCGCCGGCCGCTCCGTGCACACGGTTAAGAAGAAGGCCCTTCGCACAGTGTTGCTGGTTCTCGCCGTCTTCCTGATCTGCTTCGTGCCCTATCATGTGATCCAGGTGCTGCACACCCTCCGCCGCCgagggctgtggtccagctgCCAGTTTATACGCTTCACTTACTCGGCGCGTCGGGTCAGCATGGCCCTGACCAGCATCAACAGCTGCCTGGACCCAGTCATCTACTCCCTCAACCGCCACTCCTCCGCCTGCGTCCCGCCGTGCTGCCGGCGGCGCTGGAAACTCAGCATCAGCCGTCGGAGCACCGATACCACCCAGAACTGGATCCGTAACTGGAGCCATTGA